Part of the Mycolicibacterium mageritense genome is shown below.
GGTGGCGATGGCCAGCGGGTCGTCGTCGGCCGACGACGCCGAGGTGTTCACGGCGTGGGGCGGCCTCATCGCCGAATCGCGTTGAGTCCACGCGGCGCCGACATCAGGGTGCTCGACACCGAAGCGGATCTGACCAAGGCGCTCAACCTGTTCCGTACCGCGATGGTGGGCTTTCCCCAGCTGTCCGGACTGGCGAAAGGACGGATCCGGCAGATCTTGGAACCGGGCCGCACGTTCGGCGCATTCGTCGACGGCCATCTGGTGGGCACCACCGATTCCGCGACCAGTTCGCTCACCGTGCCCGGGGGCAAGCTCGTGGGGCACGCCGCGGTGACCCACGTCGGAGTGCTGCCCTCGCACACCCGACGCGGGATCGCCACCGACCTGATGCGTCGTCAGCTCCGTGACATTCGTGACCGGGGCGAAGCGGTCGCAACCCTGCGGGCCTCGGAGGCCACCATCTACGGGCGGTTCGGCTACGCGCCCGCGAGCTTCACCACGACGGTGGATCTGTCGACCAAGCGGACGCGGCTGCGGCCGGACGTCGGTCACGGCGGGCCTGTCCGGTTGATCGACCTGGACGAATCGTGGCGGCTGCTGCCGCAGATCTACGCGGCCAACCGGCCCGACCGACCGGGCACCATCGACCGCCCCGCGGTGTGGTGGCATTCTCAGCAGCTGCGCGCCGAGGGCACGAGCGGGCCCGGCTACGTGGTGGTCCACGGTGAGCCGGGACATGAAACAGGTTTCGCGAGATACCATCCCGTCGACACCGAGGCCTGGTTCGTCAGTGCGCACCGCACCGTGGTGGTGGACGACTTCTTCGCTCCCACCGCCGACGCCTACCTCGGGCTGTTGCGCTTCTTCCTCGATCTTGACCTGATCGACCGGGTGGTGTTCCAGATGCTGCCGACCGACGATCCCCTGCCGTGGCTGCTCTCCGACCGGCGGGCGGCAACCGCAGGCGGTGCCCGCGACGAAACGTGGTTGCGGATCGTCGACGCCGCAGCCGCTTTGGCGGCGAGGGACTACAACGACGGCGGCTCGGTCACCCTTCGGGTGCACGACGCCCTGCTGCCGGAGAACTCGGCGACCTACTCGATCTCACCATCGGGCGCGGAATCGACACGTGGCGATGCGCAGTTGGAGGCCGGGATCGACGCCGTGGCAGCAGCCCTGCTCGGCGCGACGTCATGGCGCACCCTGGCGTTCAACGGCTCGGTGCGGGTCAACGAACCCGCCGCGCTAGTCACCGCCGACCGTCTGTTCTCGGTACCACTGCAACCACACAGCGGCATCTTCTTCTGACGGTCGATAACTTCGGGGTGATCGAAACCGTTGGCCGACAGTGAATCCTGGCCGAGGATAGGGACATGAATTCGGTGCGGTCACGGCGTCACACCCGCGATGACGCTGTTTGACGTCACCGATCTCGCCGTCACCATCCACACCGGGAACCGCGCTCGCGGACGGCGAGCGGTGCGGGCGGTCGAGTCGATCAGTTTCTCGGTGGAGTCCGGTCAGACCGCCGCGATCGTGGGTGAATCCGGTTCCGGTAAGAGCGTGTCCCTGCTGGCGGCCACCCGGCTGCTCGGCGCCCGGGCCGAGACGACGGGCTCCGTCCGCTTCGCCGGCCAGGATCTGCTGTCGGTGAGCGAACCCGAACTGCGCCGAATCCTGGGCAAGGACATCGGTTTCGTGTTCCAGGATCCTCAGAGCAATCTGCACCCGTTCAAGTCGGTCGGGCACCAGATCGACGAAGTGCTGCGCATCCACACCCGCGCCGGGCGCCGTGCACGCCGCGAACGGGTCGAGGAGTTGCTCGCAGAGGTCGGCATCCCGGCCGGCGGCTACGACAGTTTCCCGGCGGAGTTCTCGGGCGGCATGCGGCAACGCGCGATGATCGCGATGGCGATCGCACTGAACCCCGCGCTCATCATCGCCGACGAACCGACCACCGCGCTCGACGTCAGCGTGCAAGCCGGAGTTCTCAAACTGCTCAAGCGACTACAGCGCGAGCACGGCACCGCGATCCTGTTCGTCAGCCACGACCTCGGAGTCGTTCACGAGGTCGCCGACACCGTCACCGTGGTCAAAGACGGCCGGGTGGTGGAAAGTGGCTCCCGGGACCGGATCTACGGCCGACCACAGGAGCAGTACACGCGAGACCTGTTGGCGGCGTCGCTGTTGCACACGGTGGACGCCGGGCGCGGCCTCGATGCAGCCGAACCGGCGGACACCACTGAATCTCTGCTGACCGTGCGACGGCTGCGCAAGAGCTATCCCGCCCGTACCCGCCGCGAGCGTACAACCGTGGTCGAAGGCCTCGACTTCACCATCAGCCCCGGCGAGATCGTCGGCCTGGTCGGTGAATCGGGGTCGGGAAAATCGACGGTCGGGCGGATCGTCGCCGGGCTGCAGTATGCCGACGCCGGCGAGATCACGCTGGCCGGTAACCATTTCCCCACCGCGGTCGACGACGGCGTGCCGCCGCTGCCTGCCACCGCGCGCCGTGACGTCCAACTGGTGTTCCAGGATCCCTACTCGAGCCTCAACCCCCGCCGTACCGTCGCGGCATCCCTGGCAGAACCCCTGCGCGCACAGCACGTCGACAGCGCCGTGATCGTGGCCCGCGTGGCAAGCGCGGCCGACGACGCCCGGTTGCCCCACTCACTGCTCGACCGCTACCCCGCCGAACTGTCCGGCGGACAACGGCAACGGGCCGCGTTCGCCCGGGCGCTCGTGCTGCAACCCCGGCTGATCGTCGCCGACGAAGCCCTGTCCTCGCTGGACGTCACGACGCAGAGCGAGATCATCTCGCTCGTCCAGCAGTTGGTGCGCGACCACCGCACGGCCTTCCTGTTCATCACCCACGACCTCGGCGTGGTGTCGTCCATCGCGCACCGGGTGATCGTGCTGGGACCGGACGGGGTGGAGGAGATCGGTGCCACCGCGGACGTCTTCTCTGCGCCCCGGTCGGCATACACCCGCCGGCTCCTCGATGCCATCCCCCGCCTGAAGGCCTCATGACCGATCTCCTGCTGAAACCCACTGTTGCCGTTGATCCCTCGACGCCCCTACGCCACGGCCGGGTGCGGTCGTTGCTGCGCGATCCGGGTCTCGTGGCCGGCTCGGCGCTGGTGGCCGTGGTGCTGCTGGCCGCGGTGAGCGCACCCGCTGTCGCCGCCGTCGTCGGTCATGGCCCGAACGAGCAGTTCCCCGACGAGACCCTCGATGCGGCCGGGCTACCGATCACCGGCGGCAACGGATTCCTGCTCGGCGCCGACGGCAGCGGTCGCGACGTTCTCGTCCGCACGCTCTATGGCGCGCGGGTGTCGCTGGCCATCGGCATACCCGCCACCACGATCGCGATGCTCGTCGGCCTGGTGATCGGACTGGCCGGCGGGTACTTCGGCGGGCGACTCGACGCCGCGCTCTCCGAACTGACCAACGTCGCGCTGGCCTTCCCGTTCCTGGTGACGGCCCTGAGCGTGGTCACCCTCAACCGGGGTACCGCGGGCACCACTGTGGTCGACCCGATCATCGTCGTGATCGGCATCATCGCACTGTTCTCCTGGACCTATTTCGCGCGGCTGGTACGCAATTCGGTGATCGAGATCAAGTCCAAACCGTTCGTGTTGGCTTCGATCGGTGCGGGCAGTTCGCCTTCGCGGGTGATCCTGCGCGAGATCCTGCCCAATATCGCCCCGACCGTGGTCATCTACTGGGCTGTGCAGTTGCCGATCAACATCATCGCGGAGGCGTCGCTGTCCTACCTCGGTGTCGGCATCAG
Proteins encoded:
- a CDS encoding GNAT family N-acetyltransferase produces the protein MGRPHRRIALSPRGADIRVLDTEADLTKALNLFRTAMVGFPQLSGLAKGRIRQILEPGRTFGAFVDGHLVGTTDSATSSLTVPGGKLVGHAAVTHVGVLPSHTRRGIATDLMRRQLRDIRDRGEAVATLRASEATIYGRFGYAPASFTTTVDLSTKRTRLRPDVGHGGPVRLIDLDESWRLLPQIYAANRPDRPGTIDRPAVWWHSQQLRAEGTSGPGYVVVHGEPGHETGFARYHPVDTEAWFVSAHRTVVVDDFFAPTADAYLGLLRFFLDLDLIDRVVFQMLPTDDPLPWLLSDRRAATAGGARDETWLRIVDAAAALAARDYNDGGSVTLRVHDALLPENSATYSISPSGAESTRGDAQLEAGIDAVAAALLGATSWRTLAFNGSVRVNEPAALVTADRLFSVPLQPHSGIFF
- a CDS encoding dipeptide ABC transporter ATP-binding protein, producing the protein MTLFDVTDLAVTIHTGNRARGRRAVRAVESISFSVESGQTAAIVGESGSGKSVSLLAATRLLGARAETTGSVRFAGQDLLSVSEPELRRILGKDIGFVFQDPQSNLHPFKSVGHQIDEVLRIHTRAGRRARRERVEELLAEVGIPAGGYDSFPAEFSGGMRQRAMIAMAIALNPALIIADEPTTALDVSVQAGVLKLLKRLQREHGTAILFVSHDLGVVHEVADTVTVVKDGRVVESGSRDRIYGRPQEQYTRDLLAASLLHTVDAGRGLDAAEPADTTESLLTVRRLRKSYPARTRRERTTVVEGLDFTISPGEIVGLVGESGSGKSTVGRIVAGLQYADAGEITLAGNHFPTAVDDGVPPLPATARRDVQLVFQDPYSSLNPRRTVAASLAEPLRAQHVDSAVIVARVASAADDARLPHSLLDRYPAELSGGQRQRAAFARALVLQPRLIVADEALSSLDVTTQSEIISLVQQLVRDHRTAFLFITHDLGVVSSIAHRVIVLGPDGVEEIGATADVFSAPRSAYTRRLLDAIPRLKAS
- a CDS encoding ABC transporter permease, whose translation is MTDLLLKPTVAVDPSTPLRHGRVRSLLRDPGLVAGSALVAVVLLAAVSAPAVAAVVGHGPNEQFPDETLDAAGLPITGGNGFLLGADGSGRDVLVRTLYGARVSLAIGIPATTIAMLVGLVIGLAGGYFGGRLDAALSELTNVALAFPFLVTALSVVTLNRGTAGTTVVDPIIVVIGIIALFSWTYFARLVRNSVIEIKSKPFVLASIGAGSSPSRVILREILPNIAPTVVIYWAVQLPINIIAEASLSYLGVGIRPPTPSWGTMIANAQDSALYQTQPLMLVAPAGALFVTVLGFNVLSTALRNRFDPSAAR